aactgggagggagtttggggggtaAGGGAAAGGGTCTGGGGGGGAATGGAGAGGCTGAGAAGGAGGttggtgggtgctgggagggctgaGAGGGGCCTTGGTGAGtcctgggggcaactgggagggaGTTTGTGGGAGTCTTTTGGGGATGGGAGTGGCTTTGTGGGGAAATGGAAAGGCTGAGAAGGGATTTGGAGGGTCCTTAGAGGGATGAgggggcccagcctggacccgCCAATCCATCCCCGtgctgattttgggggggtcgtgtgtccccctTTACCTGCTTTTGTTCTGACGCCAGCTGACTGCTCCCGgtgttcccagtaaagcttcccaatTCTCTGCACTCCCTGGATGCCCATTTTTGGGTTCATctgagctcccccctcccccgcagcccacggacccccccgaaccccccagccccggggctgccgcgggggcccccaacggccctcagccaatcccaaagcgcccacgccgcccgcgcccaatcccagcgcgccgcgctgatgactcatcagtcgccGGCAAGACGCCTCGAAAAAAGGGCCCCAACTGcgccctcagccaagcccagcgcgccccaaaccccccaaaacggcgccgcccggctggtttggggctgtcagcagctgtccggcgctgggcatggagcgtgtgcggggagctggggccgtgctggcggtgctggtggtgctgggagcccccccggctgcgggcgaggagctgtcgggtgagcgggggggggCGGGTAGGGGGCagaggtgggaaaggggggaaagaggggagaaaagagggtgagggagccccaaaagtgaGTGTGAGGGGGGTTGGAAGGCTCGGACTGAGTGGGAGGCGAGTGGGAGCCCCACAGTGAGGGCGGAGGGGTCTGGAGATTGGGGGGACGTttggaaaggggtgggagaagggGGCAAGGGGGTGTGGGATAACAGGCAGAGGGGTGccatgggggtccctgggtgtctcttgagccctggagcggttccctggggctctgggggggtcgGATCGGCAGTGGGGGggtccccaacccccctgtccatcaccgggggctgatggggggttCCCCCCTTTGCTAAGAGCCGGTGCTGGGGCGTCCGTGGGGcagagagggatgggaaaggggggtccggggtgaccccctgagctcccagcctgCTGTGGGTGTctgggggatgatggggggggacggggcaccccctgacccgtgtcctgcacacacaggggtgttccAGTTTATGGGAAAGTCCGAGTGTCACTTCATCAACGGCACCGAGCGGGTGAGGCTCGTGGCGAGGTACATCTACAACCGGGAGCAGTTTGTGCACTTTGACAGTGACGTGGGGGTCTATGTGGGGGATACCCCATTTGGGGAGAGCTGGGCCAGATACTTCAACAGCATCCCGGGAAAGCTGGAGTACCGTCGGTCTGCGGTGGACAGGCTCTGCCGGCACAACTACGACGGGTTCACTCCGTTCCTGGTGAACCGCAGAGGTGAGCGTGGGGCAGAGCGGGTCCCCTCGGCCCCTGCCCCGGGAATGACCCCGGAGCCCCTCAAACCCTCCCTGGGAATCACCCCAgacccctcagccctgcctgtgcccctcCGCATGGCCTTTTGCCCCCTCCCAGTGCGCCCCAGTCCattcccagtccatcccaatctctcccagtgccctcccgcGTCTCCACCCCGCTGGGGCCACCGAGCTCAcgcccctcagccaatcccagcgcgTCTCTCTGATGACGCTCCAGTTGCCAGGCAGACCCAAAACAAACAGTTCCCTCACAACGACTCAGCTCCCAGTCCTGATCGCTTCCTTGCCAGTCCAGACCACTCATTCCCAGTCCAGACCAGTTACTCCCAGTCCCTCTCACTTCACTCCCAGACCCTCTCACTCCACTCCCAGACCCTCTCAGTCCATTCCCAGTCGTTCTCACTTCACTCCCACATCTCCCAActctctccccagtgcccccccagcccatgcCCTTCTACCCCAGtctattcccagtccctcccaatgccaccccagtccttcccagtgcGATCCCAATCCCTCCCAATGTCCTACaagccctctcccctccctcccactgccccccagctcagcccagtgtctcccccctccctcccagtgccccccagcgtgtccatctcgctggtgccatcgagctcccagcccggccccggccgcctgctctgctccgggatggatttctaccctgcaccggtgcaggtgaggtggttccaggatgggcaggagctgc
This Pseudopipra pipra isolate bDixPip1 chromosome W, bDixPip1.hap1, whole genome shotgun sequence DNA region includes the following protein-coding sequences:
- the LOC135405116 gene encoding class II histocompatibility antigen, B-L beta chain-like — its product is MERVRGAGAVLAVLVVLGAPPAAGEELSGVFQFMGKSECHFINGTERVRLVARYIYNREQFVHFDSDVGVYVGDTPFGESWARYFNSIPGKLEYRRSAVDRLCRHNYDGFTPFLVNRRVPPSVSISLVPSSSQPGPGRLLCSGMDFYPAPVQVRWFQDGQELLEHVVATDVVPNGDWTYQVLVMLEIPPRRGVTYSCQVEHVSLEHPLSRHWEMPPDTVRSKILVGVGGFVLGLVFLALGLGFYLREKVKGGPQMGVVAPPLLSHSLWAPPAPPSPLLSPPFLSPQSS